Proteins co-encoded in one Aquincola tertiaricarbonis genomic window:
- the ppk2 gene encoding polyphosphate kinase 2, with amino-acid sequence MARPPAAPTDASAPARVRSRQRLPSRSALPRPAEAGDTVSPLTPRAAEADRVRRRSSTTTAVQSMVVGDLLAHSGRDTPAGEALRQLQTLIAGASPDEVEALRHALFEAPPGRGERPAIDPDTELSPGWREGSYPYKNLLSRKSYERQKYRLQVELLKLQAWVKDTGQRVVILFEGRDAAGKGGAIKRFMEHLNPRGARVVALEKPSEVERGQWYFQRYIQHLPTRGEIVLFDRSWYNRAGVERVMGFCTDHEYDEFLRQAPEFERQLVRSGVHLFKFWFSVSQQEQRRRFKERKVHPLKQWKLSPIDMASLDKWDDYTRAKEAMFVHCDTSDAPWTVIKSDCKKRARLNAMRYLLHRLPYGQRDLATVGPVDPLIVGRPALVSVVGDDELAASGG; translated from the coding sequence ATGGCCAGACCCCCCGCAGCCCCTACCGATGCGTCCGCACCCGCCCGGGTGCGCAGCCGCCAGCGCCTGCCCTCACGCAGCGCGCTGCCCCGCCCCGCTGAAGCCGGCGACACCGTCTCGCCGCTCACGCCCCGCGCGGCTGAGGCCGACCGTGTGCGGCGCCGCAGCAGCACCACCACCGCGGTGCAGTCGATGGTGGTGGGCGACCTGCTGGCCCACAGCGGCCGCGACACGCCGGCCGGTGAAGCGCTGCGCCAGTTGCAGACGTTGATCGCCGGGGCATCGCCCGACGAGGTGGAGGCGCTGCGCCATGCCCTGTTCGAGGCGCCACCGGGCCGCGGCGAGCGACCCGCCATCGACCCCGACACCGAACTCAGCCCCGGCTGGCGCGAAGGCAGCTATCCGTACAAGAACCTGCTGTCGCGCAAGAGCTATGAGCGGCAGAAGTACCGGCTGCAGGTCGAGCTGCTGAAGCTGCAGGCCTGGGTGAAGGACACCGGCCAGCGCGTGGTCATCCTCTTCGAAGGCCGCGACGCCGCCGGCAAGGGCGGCGCCATCAAGCGCTTCATGGAGCATCTCAACCCCCGCGGCGCGCGCGTGGTGGCGTTGGAAAAGCCCAGCGAGGTGGAGCGCGGCCAGTGGTACTTCCAACGCTACATCCAGCACCTGCCCACGCGCGGCGAGATCGTGCTGTTTGACCGCAGCTGGTACAACCGCGCCGGCGTCGAGCGGGTGATGGGCTTTTGCACCGACCACGAGTACGACGAGTTCCTGCGCCAGGCGCCGGAGTTCGAGCGGCAGCTGGTGCGCTCGGGCGTGCACCTGTTCAAGTTCTGGTTCTCGGTCAGCCAACAAGAGCAGCGCCGCCGTTTCAAGGAACGCAAGGTGCACCCGCTCAAGCAGTGGAAGCTGAGCCCGATCGACATGGCTTCGCTGGACAAGTGGGACGACTACACCCGCGCGAAGGAGGCGATGTTCGTGCACTGCGACACCTCGGACGCCCCCTGGACGGTGATCAAGAGCGATTGCAAAAAGCGCGCGCGGCTGAACGCGATGCGCTACCTGCTGCACCGGCTGCCTTATGGCCAGCGCGACCTGGCCACCGTCGGCCCGGTCGATCCGCTGATCGTCGGCCGGCCGGCGCTGGTGTCGGTGGTGGGCGACGACGAGCTGGCCGCCAGCGGCGGCTGA
- a CDS encoding AGE family epimerase/isomerase: protein MSPSLPDFRSPEFLLGHIRHTLSFYEGRALDASGGFFHFFKDDGTVYDRRTRHLVSSTRFVFNHAMAWRRFRQPQDQSAARHGLAFLQQAHALPQGGHAWQITWDGQRASVQDGTQHCYGQAFVLLAHAHALMAGIDEARPGLEATFALMEQRFWEPANGLYADEATPDWQLSAYRGQNANMHGCEAMMAAHEATGDARYLQRALQLAESVTQRLAGLADGMVWEHYRQGPQGDWQVDWDYNRHDRSNIFRPWGFQTGHLTEWTMLLLQLEARLPEGQRPAWLLPTAQRFFDTAVRHGWDAQHGGLVYGFAPGGEVCDADKYFWVQAESLAAAALLAVRTGDEAYWQWYDRLWAYSWAHMIDHQHGAWYRIRTPDNRPYSDEKSPAGKTDYHTMGACWDVLRGLGA, encoded by the coding sequence ATGAGCCCCTCCCTGCCCGACTTCCGCTCGCCCGAGTTCCTGCTCGGCCATATCCGGCACACGCTGTCTTTCTACGAAGGGCGCGCGCTGGATGCCAGCGGCGGCTTCTTCCACTTCTTCAAGGACGACGGCACGGTGTACGACCGGCGCACGCGCCACCTGGTCAGCAGCACCCGCTTCGTCTTCAACCATGCGATGGCCTGGCGGCGCTTTCGCCAGCCGCAGGACCAGTCGGCCGCGCGCCACGGCCTGGCCTTCTTGCAGCAGGCCCATGCCCTGCCGCAGGGTGGCCATGCCTGGCAGATCACCTGGGACGGCCAGCGCGCCAGCGTGCAGGACGGCACCCAGCACTGCTACGGCCAGGCCTTCGTGCTGCTGGCGCATGCCCATGCGTTGATGGCCGGCATCGACGAGGCACGGCCCGGGCTGGAAGCCACCTTCGCGCTGATGGAGCAACGCTTCTGGGAGCCTGCCAACGGCCTGTATGCCGACGAGGCCACGCCCGACTGGCAGCTGAGCGCCTACCGCGGCCAGAACGCCAACATGCATGGCTGCGAGGCCATGATGGCCGCGCACGAGGCCACGGGCGACGCCCGCTACCTGCAGCGTGCACTGCAGCTGGCCGAATCGGTCACACAGCGGCTGGCCGGACTGGCCGACGGCATGGTGTGGGAGCACTACCGCCAGGGCCCGCAGGGCGACTGGCAGGTGGACTGGGACTACAACCGCCACGACCGCAGCAACATCTTCCGGCCCTGGGGCTTCCAGACCGGCCACCTGACGGAATGGACCATGCTGCTGCTGCAACTGGAAGCGCGCCTGCCCGAAGGCCAGCGCCCCGCCTGGCTGCTGCCCACCGCGCAGCGCTTCTTCGACACCGCGGTGCGCCACGGCTGGGACGCGCAGCATGGCGGCCTGGTGTACGGCTTTGCGCCCGGCGGCGAGGTGTGTGATGCCGACAAGTACTTCTGGGTGCAGGCCGAAAGCCTGGCCGCCGCCGCGCTGCTGGCCGTGCGCACCGGCGACGAGGCCTATTGGCAGTGGTACGACCGGCTGTGGGCCTACAGCTGGGCCCACATGATCGACCACCAGCATGGCGCCTGGTACCGCATCCGCACGCCCGACAACCGGCCCTATTCCGACGAGAAGAGCCCCGCCGGCAAGACGGACTACCACACCATGGGCGCCTGCTGGGACGTGCTGCGCGGCCTGGGCGCTTGA